Proteins encoded in a region of the Chryseobacterium piperi genome:
- a CDS encoding SDR family oxidoreductase: MKSVYKLQKSLRGKTVVITGGSSGVGRATAEAFALEGCNIVVAARGKEALDETVNLCRDLGVAALAVPTDVSVAEEVAHLAEMAIRFNGRIDIWVNNAGVMASGKFEDIPMDLNEQVIKTNLFGYMHGAYSALPIFKRQQEGILINNVSIGGFMPAPYSAVYSSTKFGIRGMMECLQGEISDYPDVHICNIYPQIQRSTGNMHSAKYSGLDFKIPPFAADPRDTAQKIVELAKRPQKDLFPDAASYILKNVYGLFPKSIINIASAGMRVVMKVKDAPSDSGNVLEPSPEPHRIYGETMFPVPSKKTKMAVVAGIGLGLAYMILRAKSGNKKS; encoded by the coding sequence ATGAAATCAGTTTATAAATTACAGAAAAGCTTAAGAGGAAAAACAGTAGTTATTACAGGAGGAAGCAGTGGAGTTGGCAGGGCTACGGCAGAAGCATTTGCATTGGAAGGATGTAATATTGTGGTGGCTGCCAGAGGTAAAGAAGCGTTGGATGAAACTGTTAACCTATGCAGAGATTTAGGAGTGGCCGCATTGGCTGTCCCTACAGATGTTTCTGTAGCTGAGGAAGTGGCTCACCTTGCTGAAATGGCTATACGCTTTAATGGCAGAATTGATATTTGGGTCAATAACGCAGGAGTAATGGCAAGCGGAAAATTTGAAGACATACCAATGGACCTTAATGAGCAGGTGATTAAAACCAATTTATTCGGATACATGCACGGTGCTTATAGTGCATTACCAATTTTTAAAAGACAACAGGAAGGAATTCTTATTAATAATGTTTCTATTGGCGGATTTATGCCGGCTCCTTACAGTGCAGTATATTCATCTACGAAATTTGGAATTCGCGGGATGATGGAGTGCTTGCAGGGCGAAATTTCTGATTACCCGGATGTCCATATTTGTAATATATACCCCCAGATCCAAAGGTCAACAGGAAATATGCATTCGGCAAAATATTCCGGACTGGATTTTAAAATACCTCCATTCGCTGCAGATCCCAGGGATACAGCGCAAAAAATTGTAGAGCTAGCCAAAAGACCACAAAAAGATTTGTTTCCGGATGCAGCATCATACATTCTTAAAAATGTCTATGGCTTATTTCCAAAGAGCATCATCAATATAGCTTCTGCAGGGATGCGAGTGGTGATGAAGGTTAAAGACGCACCTTCCGATTCAGGAAATGTTTTAGAACCATCTCCTGAACCTCACAGAATCTATGGTGAAACCATGTTTCCGGTCCCTTCAAAAAAGACAAAAATGGCTGTCGTGGCAGGAATTGGACTTGGCTTAGCCTATATGATTCT
- a CDS encoding M15 family metallopeptidase, translated as MVNLLRNQLIIFTGLRWSILKDSTLRNLEGVHPNLQKIIKTTITDSPVSFTVVEGLRTRARQQALFAQGRTRFGPRVTNVDGIKRRSNHQAKPDGFGHVVDIYPYFLGQVQVNHKDTIKNLRLIADHIKKIARSLNLEISWGGDW; from the coding sequence ATGGTCAATTTGCTCAGGAATCAACTGATCATTTTCACAGGATTGAGATGGTCAATTTTGAAGGATTCTACACTCCGTAATTTGGAAGGCGTACATCCGAACTTACAAAAGATCATTAAAACCACTATTACCGATAGTCCTGTAAGCTTTACCGTGGTAGAAGGTCTTAGAACTAGAGCAAGACAGCAGGCGCTTTTTGCCCAGGGGAGAACCCGGTTCGGTCCCAGGGTCACCAATGTGGATGGAATAAAGAGGAGATCCAATCACCAGGCTAAACCTGATGGGTTTGGACATGTAGTGGATATTTATCCTTATTTCCTTGGACAAGTACAGGTGAACCATAAGGACACGATTAAAAATCTGAGATTGATTGCTGACCACATTAAAAAAATAGCCAGATCCTTGAACCTGGAGATAAGCTGGGGAGGTGATTGGTGA
- the istA gene encoding IS21 family transposase yields MIPEQIDHGIPEQIDPQKKVRKRVLNNLAKKYQMANKRIDMLNIKQLLRLYTQGVSKLRISKQLGISRNTAKKYISLFHEHQLTYDELIELSDEDLDDLFETPPTDIRDKANIKKQLESLFPYISKELKRVGVTRYLLWEEYIDKYPSGYQYSRFCHHYREWCKKVNPSMHIEHKAGDKLFVDYTGKKLHIINKETGEQQEVEVFVSILGASGMTFVEATRTQGKEDFLGSLTKTLHYYGGVPAAIVTDNLRTAVKKSHKYEPVITDSLLDFASHYSTTILPTRTYHPKDKALVENAVRIVYTRIFAPLRKDHFFSLEALNKAIENLLEGYNEAPMKRKKYSRADVFREVERHALSPLPAMMYQLKHSARATVHKTSHVYLSKDQHYYSVPFSYIGKKVNIIFSKNTVEIYYDQRRIAFHNRILAKYQYTTVKEHMPSSYQFMTEWNPSRFISWGRSVGEYCEQYIIKILEKKQHPEQSYKTCLGILSLSKKIGNIRLDNACKRALGYEKYSLAMIKSILERGLDNLTDDDAFFEEKKLPKHKNIRGGKYYQ; encoded by the coding sequence TTGATTCCTGAGCAAATTGACCATGGTATTCCTGAGCAAATTGACCCCCAAAAAAAAGTCAGAAAACGTGTCTTGAATAACTTAGCCAAAAAATACCAAATGGCTAACAAAAGAATAGACATGTTGAACATTAAACAATTATTACGATTATACACCCAGGGGGTAAGTAAATTGCGGATAAGCAAACAACTGGGTATCTCACGCAATACTGCTAAAAAGTATATCAGCCTGTTCCATGAACACCAGCTTACATATGACGAGCTGATAGAGCTGAGTGATGAAGATTTAGATGATTTATTCGAGACTCCGCCAACCGATATAAGGGATAAGGCCAATATTAAAAAACAACTTGAATCGTTGTTTCCTTACATATCCAAAGAACTAAAACGTGTTGGGGTCACCCGTTATCTGCTATGGGAAGAATACATAGATAAATACCCTTCAGGCTACCAATATTCCCGCTTTTGCCATCATTACCGGGAATGGTGTAAAAAGGTGAACCCTTCCATGCATATTGAACATAAGGCTGGGGATAAACTTTTTGTGGATTATACAGGAAAAAAACTTCACATTATTAATAAAGAAACAGGAGAACAACAGGAAGTTGAGGTCTTCGTATCCATACTTGGAGCCAGTGGCATGACCTTCGTAGAAGCTACAAGAACCCAGGGGAAAGAAGATTTTCTTGGAAGTCTTACCAAAACCCTGCATTATTATGGAGGAGTTCCCGCAGCTATTGTTACCGATAACCTGCGTACAGCCGTAAAAAAGAGCCATAAGTACGAACCTGTCATCACTGATTCTCTTCTGGATTTTGCTTCCCACTATAGCACTACAATACTTCCTACGCGTACCTATCATCCCAAGGATAAGGCTTTGGTTGAAAATGCGGTACGCATTGTGTATACCCGCATTTTTGCTCCATTGCGTAAAGATCACTTCTTTAGCCTGGAAGCATTGAACAAAGCTATAGAAAACCTGCTGGAAGGATATAATGAAGCTCCCATGAAAAGAAAGAAGTATTCCAGGGCTGATGTTTTCCGTGAGGTTGAAAGACATGCATTATCCCCACTACCAGCTATGATGTACCAGCTCAAGCATTCTGCACGTGCTACCGTTCATAAGACCAGCCATGTATATTTAAGTAAAGACCAGCATTATTACAGTGTTCCGTTCAGCTATATTGGTAAAAAAGTAAACATTATTTTTAGTAAAAATACAGTCGAGATTTACTATGACCAGCGCAGAATAGCATTCCATAACAGAATCCTGGCTAAATATCAGTATACGACTGTAAAAGAACATATGCCTTCATCTTATCAGTTTATGACTGAATGGAATCCCTCCCGGTTTATCTCTTGGGGAAGGTCTGTCGGGGAATATTGTGAGCAGTACATCATCAAAATCCTGGAAAAGAAACAGCATCCTGAGCAGTCCTATAAAACCTGCCTGGGAATCCTTTCATTATCAAAAAAGATCGGCAACATAAGACTTGACAATGCCTGTAAAAGAGCGTTGGGATATGAAAAATACAGCCTTGCCATGATTAAAAGTATTCTGGAAAGAGGGCTGGATAATCTAACCGATGACGATGCATTTTTTGAAGAAAAGAAACTGCCTAAACACAAAAACATAAGGGGCGGAAAATACTATCAGTAA
- the istB gene encoding IS21-like element helper ATPase IstB: MNQATLEKMKHLKLHGMHRAFSTTMETGSISYTNDELIAYLIESEYDDRESRKVERLITTAKFRYRTFMEEITASSSRNIDKNTIGRLSSCDFISQKQNILITGSTGVGKSFIATTIGYKACTMGYKVMYFSINKLFSKLKMAKADGSYLKEIDRIEKQDLIILDDFGLQSLDNLKRQDFMEIIEDRHGKRSTIIASQLPVSAWHEVIAEQTIADAILDRMVHNSLRIDLKGESMRRKKADQKISSE; this comes from the coding sequence ATGAATCAGGCAACATTAGAAAAAATGAAACATTTAAAGCTCCACGGGATGCACAGGGCGTTTTCCACAACAATGGAAACAGGAAGTATCTCCTATACCAATGATGAACTTATAGCCTACTTGATTGAATCCGAGTATGACGACAGGGAAAGCAGAAAGGTAGAAAGATTGATTACCACAGCTAAGTTCAGATACAGGACATTTATGGAAGAGATTACGGCCTCTTCTTCCAGAAATATTGATAAGAATACTATTGGAAGATTATCTTCCTGCGATTTTATATCACAGAAACAGAATATTCTTATTACCGGCAGTACAGGAGTTGGAAAAAGTTTTATCGCAACTACCATTGGATACAAAGCCTGTACAATGGGATATAAAGTCATGTACTTCAGCATCAACAAACTCTTCTCAAAGCTTAAGATGGCTAAGGCAGACGGATCTTACCTTAAAGAGATAGACCGAATAGAAAAGCAGGATCTTATTATCCTTGATGATTTTGGATTACAATCCCTGGATAATCTTAAACGTCAGGATTTTATGGAGATTATAGAAGACAGACACGGAAAACGTTCCACTATTATTGCTTCGCAACTGCCTGTAAGTGCCTGGCATGAAGTCATTGCGGAACAAACAATAGCCGATGCAATACTTGACAGAATGGTTCACAACTCCCTGAGAATAGACCTTAAAGGAGAATCGATGAGAAGAAAAAAAGCTGATCAGAAAATCAGCTCAGAGTAA
- a CDS encoding tetanus/botulinum neurotoxin: protein MAIDVKNFKYSDDYDDINVVRMQIPGMDDYVKAFQIAPKIYVMPEPHHNIITNTVQEWEDYRESNYKEDSQKDRFIQAIISHMKNIVTGKKGELLITQIGKLSPLLDLGDQIRREGIDLEGHKAEVNMRGLIQVAINRFHADEGFYRIKIIRGMAESTVKRGHVLIMAESPSVAHDNISGYAYCKFQ from the coding sequence ATGGCAATAGATGTAAAAAATTTCAAGTATAGTGATGATTATGATGATATTAATGTGGTTCGGATGCAAATTCCGGGAATGGATGATTATGTTAAAGCATTTCAAATCGCTCCGAAGATTTACGTCATGCCTGAACCTCATCATAATATAATTACTAATACTGTACAGGAGTGGGAAGATTATAGAGAATCTAATTATAAAGAGGATAGTCAGAAAGATCGTTTTATTCAAGCGATTATTAGCCATATGAAAAATATCGTGACCGGTAAGAAAGGAGAACTATTAATCACACAGATTGGAAAGTTATCTCCACTATTAGATTTAGGAGATCAGATAAGAAGAGAAGGAATTGATCTGGAGGGTCATAAAGCGGAAGTGAATATGAGAGGATTAATACAAGTAGCTATAAATAGATTTCATGCCGATGAAGGCTTTTATCGGATTAAAATAATCAGAGGAATGGCGGAAAGTACTGTCAAACGGGGACATGTTTTGATTATGGCCGAGTCACCGTCAGTGGCTCATGATAATATTTCAGGTTATGCTTATTGTAAATTCCAGTGA
- a CDS encoding M15 family metallopeptidase, translating into MKYRLGARSLRNLEGVHPNLQKIIKTAISDSPVDFTVVEGLRTTARQQALFAQGRTQPGPRVTNVDGIRRRSNHQAKPDGFGHAVDIYPYFLGQVQVNHKDTIKNLRLIAGHIKKVARSLNLEISWGGDWRSFYDPPHFELR; encoded by the coding sequence ATGAAATACAGATTAGGAGCAAGAAGTCTCCGTAATTTGGAAGGTGTACACCCGAATTTACAAAAGATCATTAAAACCGCTATCAGTGACAGTCCTGTGGATTTTACCGTGGTAGAAGGTCTTAGAACTACAGCAAGACAGCAGGCGCTTTTTGCTCAGGGGAGAACTCAGCCCGGTCCTAGGGTCACCAATGTGGATGGAATAAGAAGAAGATCCAATCATCAGGCCAAGCCTGATGGATTTGGACATGCGGTAGATATTTATCCTTATTTCCTTGGGCAAGTACAGGTGAACCATAAGGACACGATTAAAAATCTGAGATTGATTGCTGGCCACATTAAAAAAGTAGCCCGATCCTTAAATCTGGAGATCAGCTGGGGTGGCGACTGGCGTAGTTTTTATGATCCGCCACATTTTGAGTTGAGATAG
- a CDS encoding RICIN domain-containing protein, producing MRYDYNTPIDNINIVEMLILYHHLLLCRPRATHKQIKINIPHSDKNVMNIKEEARKMIEDLMKDQNIPNKFKGQFVSSFDELRTSPGSKVVIFESTAHSLNKFLNEGPLAALSLIGYIEGVSAAFKGDSDALTKTSIVLSVIPVVGDILGVLENIRNEDYTDLAITASTLAVIATGSIIGGPVGIILDIFAGLIFLVKDFIQSEIDSFTMNIANSTKQYTGYRDEAWKKMILKDAREKIVPAMLKMYRMYEQSARESLEITIAMMKFKVKESLTSIVDPKEKDKLVNMLDEHTEDLYAAYNDHLIAIAARMIREMKSTLIQIVKDYYDKNFVKDSEKIVEAYRKDYVERYFNMRKRDIAPQYSPLDENKIYEEAASNFDEIKEIVIKTPLSLEDNSWLEECFNEVLWPDLINYFHMPIVLKEAKFINTRSWRERELEASWEVQSTLPTELQKQLRVGIQFTVSYGAKINSSYPSLDGYYPGIADVRKNVAFTDGRIRIPDPTRWEGLEEFDANWYFTINLPEEDKLIDKISSKVTYHYLYRFGQSDIRDIEIKDNGIPFSESKLFLPKRYKEYLINFNSSGLPLIYKWFNEPFGWPVRQAGYDGSSSFRWKFTPIENGLYKIVITEDKEMHGIANWGQYPILSPYEDRDEFKWKLEYLGSGKFALVSVYEGGNGKQYLGIVKSEVEDIYAEETFDFQMVSKSDDNLFEWELIEASPNDFDQMPISGVYHTIYSNENNRKIYVPSGEKLLKQGDVLTADLTFFKDSESLWRFERYGDSFYTIHHAQTGKILTDTKGKDYEAFISLENRKGEIREEQLWKFKYDAPKKGYVIMSKSSNKVIEARKGNGKGKELILDNWWTDNNPDLSIHAWTILYT from the coding sequence ATGAGATATGATTATAATACTCCTATAGATAATATCAACATTGTAGAAATGTTGATTCTTTATCACCATTTGCTTTTGTGTCGCCCCCGGGCTACCCATAAACAAATAAAAATAAACATTCCCCATTCAGATAAGAATGTTATGAATATAAAGGAAGAAGCGAGAAAAATGATAGAGGATTTGATGAAAGATCAAAATATTCCAAACAAATTCAAAGGGCAATTTGTAAGTTCTTTTGATGAACTAAGAACCAGTCCGGGATCTAAAGTTGTCATTTTTGAAAGTACAGCACATTCACTGAATAAATTTCTCAATGAAGGGCCTTTGGCTGCATTAAGTCTTATTGGTTATATAGAAGGGGTGTCAGCAGCTTTTAAGGGTGATTCGGATGCATTAACTAAAACTAGTATTGTCTTAAGTGTTATTCCCGTAGTGGGAGATATATTGGGGGTCTTAGAAAATATACGAAATGAGGACTATACCGATTTGGCGATTACTGCTTCAACATTGGCTGTTATTGCTACCGGATCCATTATAGGTGGACCGGTAGGGATTATATTGGACATATTTGCTGGACTTATTTTTTTGGTAAAAGATTTTATTCAAAGTGAGATTGATTCATTTACGATGAATATAGCCAATTCAACCAAACAATATACAGGATATAGGGATGAAGCTTGGAAAAAAATGATTTTAAAAGACGCTCGTGAAAAAATAGTTCCTGCCATGCTAAAGATGTATAGAATGTACGAACAATCAGCACGGGAATCATTGGAAATAACAATAGCAATGATGAAGTTTAAAGTGAAGGAATCTCTTACAAGTATTGTAGATCCTAAAGAAAAGGATAAACTAGTAAATATGCTAGATGAACATACCGAAGATCTATATGCTGCCTATAACGATCATTTGATAGCCATAGCCGCCAGAATGATCAGAGAGATGAAGTCCACATTAATACAAATTGTTAAAGACTATTATGACAAAAATTTTGTTAAAGATTCTGAAAAGATTGTTGAAGCCTACAGAAAAGATTATGTAGAGCGGTACTTTAATATGAGAAAAAGAGATATAGCTCCTCAATATTCTCCATTGGACGAAAATAAGATCTATGAAGAAGCTGCTTCAAATTTTGATGAGATTAAAGAAATAGTAATTAAAACACCTCTTTCTCTCGAAGATAACTCTTGGCTAGAGGAGTGCTTTAATGAGGTTTTATGGCCTGATCTTATTAATTATTTTCATATGCCTATTGTATTGAAAGAAGCCAAGTTTATTAATACTCGTTCTTGGAGAGAGAGAGAACTAGAAGCAAGTTGGGAAGTACAATCAACATTGCCCACAGAACTCCAAAAACAATTAAGAGTTGGTATACAATTTACGGTATCGTATGGAGCAAAAATAAATAGTAGTTACCCATCTTTAGATGGTTATTATCCTGGCATAGCAGATGTTCGTAAAAATGTTGCTTTTACAGATGGAAGAATTCGCATACCGGATCCAACAAGATGGGAAGGACTTGAAGAATTTGACGCAAATTGGTATTTTACAATTAATTTACCAGAAGAAGATAAATTGATAGATAAAATCTCTTCTAAGGTTACTTATCATTATTTGTACAGGTTTGGACAATCCGATATAAGAGATATTGAAATTAAAGACAATGGTATTCCTTTCAGTGAATCAAAATTATTTTTACCTAAGAGGTATAAAGAATATCTAATCAATTTTAATTCCTCAGGTCTTCCTCTAATTTATAAATGGTTTAATGAGCCGTTTGGTTGGCCTGTTAGACAGGCTGGATATGATGGATCATCATCTTTTCGATGGAAATTTACTCCGATAGAAAATGGTTTATACAAAATTGTAATTACAGAAGATAAAGAAATGCACGGCATTGCTAATTGGGGACAATATCCTATTCTTAGTCCTTATGAAGATCGGGATGAATTCAAATGGAAATTGGAGTATTTGGGAAGTGGAAAATTTGCATTAGTAAGTGTATACGAGGGAGGCAACGGTAAACAGTATTTGGGAATTGTAAAATCTGAAGTTGAAGATATTTATGCTGAAGAAACCTTTGATTTTCAAATGGTATCCAAATCTGACGATAATTTATTTGAATGGGAATTGATTGAAGCAAGCCCAAATGATTTTGATCAAATGCCCATTTCTGGTGTATACCATACGATATATTCCAATGAAAATAATAGAAAAATATATGTTCCCAGTGGAGAAAAACTTCTAAAACAAGGTGATGTTCTTACTGCTGATCTCACTTTTTTTAAAGACTCCGAAAGTTTATGGCGCTTTGAACGTTACGGAGATAGTTTTTATACGATACATCATGCACAAACAGGGAAAATCTTAACGGATACTAAAGGAAAAGACTACGAGGCATTTATTTCATTAGAAAATAGAAAAGGAGAGATAAGAGAAGAGCAATTATGGAAATTCAAATATGATGCACCTAAAAAAGGTTATGTTATTATGTCTAAATCTAGTAATAAAGTGATTGAGGCAAGAAAAGGCAACGGAAAAGGAAAAGAATTAATACTAGATAACTGGTGGACAGATAACAATCCTGATCTATCAATCCATGCATGGACAATTCTATACACTTAA